The following are from one region of the Corylus avellana chromosome ca1, CavTom2PMs-1.0 genome:
- the LOC132175345 gene encoding uncharacterized protein LOC132175345, which produces MKVLAWNSRGLARAPTIRALRALIRTHRPDLIFLSETKVASARFQPSLFHLGFSGWLEIPPVGLKGGLFVTWKHGIEIEPVRLDRSCISCLVFSDPSHCPWLFSFIYAPHIAERQLVFWSELTNLGNSFGGAWLLLGDFNSVLSPSEKSGGRGFGSSSQNDFLDFVQSNALIDLGFVGNKFTWSNHRSGLANIRERLDRGLANQEWVHLFPNALINHFPATNSDHCPILLSTTGSYQNLPKPFRFEAFWTRDKSSYSVVAGAWLEEVEGSPAFSLSRKWKSTKSALKV; this is translated from the coding sequence ATGAAAGTCTTGGCCTGGAATAGTCGCGGGTTAGCTCGTGCGCCGACCATTCGTGCTCTACGGGCGTTGATCAGGACTCATAGACCTGATCTTATTTTTCTGTCGGAGACTAAAGTTGCTTCTGCAAGATTCCAGCCCTCTCTTTTTCATTTGGGTTTCTCCGGTTGGTTAGAAATCCCTCCGGTCGGATTAAAAGGTGGGCTTTTTGTAACTTGGAAGCATGGTATTGAGATTGAGCCTGTTAGGCTTGATAGAAGTTGTATTTCCTGTTTGGTATTCTCTGATCCCTCTCATTGCCCTTGGTTATTCTCCTTTATTTATGCACCTCATATTGCTGAAAGGCAGTTAGTTTTTTGGTCTGAGTTGACGAACTTGGGGAACTCCTTTGGTGGGGCTTGGCTGTTATTGGGTGATTTCAACTCGGTGCTTTCTCCTTCAGAGAAGAGTGGAGGCCGTGGTTTTGGCTCCTCttctcaaaatgattttttggattttgttcaATCGAATGCATTGATTGACCTGGGTTTTGTAGGCAATAAGTTCACTTGGAGTAATCACCGTTCTGGGTTGGCTAATATTCGAGAGAGACTTGACAGAGGTTTAGCTAATCAAGAGTGGGTGCATCTATTTCCCAATGCTCTCATCAATCACTTTCCTGCCACCAATTCAGATCACTGTCCGATTTTGTTATCTACCACTGGGTCGTATCAAAATCTGCCTAAGCCCTTTAGATTTGAAGCTTTCTGGACAAGGGATAAATCCAGTTACTCAGTTGTTGCTGGTGCTTGGCTAGAAGAGGTGGAAGGCTCTCCAGCTTTCTCTTTAAGCAGGAAGTGGAAGTCTACTAAAAGTGCATTGAAGGTCTAG
- the LOC132181239 gene encoding uncharacterized protein LOC132181239 isoform X2 → MNSANALTHIHSLSRFPLPHHHRTQCVAPLSTSSSLRPRRRRTHRRKNTKLTSTTTTTTTPSPDGKLQTVIDLNDLSAQTSSLLHTLQYSSQSQIHKIVYSAKDAYEDLQTLITLDDDRRVIVSCRRSTVYFVGGLVVWSFVLVFVFRVLGRLGLAVRRGLSGSRNEPVVVRRDRSLGGREVVVGRSANVERNIRASSNPLSPASGTNAGVSGRIWKSRVRSHEKKLPKWWPVSVSQPGLVLNKEEYQREANRLIRVIMDNRTNGKDIMDDEIIQLRQLCRTSGVGVSIDTKNTRDYFYRASVDLVLNVCSWYVVRAPSHITSVEIDGEVAPQFVAGLAENIGLEKIHAARIVSAAVAARTRSCFLQALEMQGKHVEAKLELSKICLIHRTFPPEEFSPEMEMVARGLEKHLKVEQRELLLSMFAGVCSEESHRSATEALGLMPSPEGVGDLQ, encoded by the exons ATGAACTCTGCAAACGCGCTAACCCATATCCACTCTCTCTCGCGCTTCCCGCTCCCACACCACCACCGCACCCAATGCGTCGCCCCGCTCTCCACCTCCTCCTCCCTGCGCCCACGACGACGTCGTACTCACCGGCGGAAGAATACCAAGctcacctccaccaccaccaccaccaccaccccctCCCCTGACGGCAAGCTCCAAACCGTCATCGACCTCAACGACCTCTCCGCCCAAACGTCGTCGTTACTACATACCCTTCAGTACTCCTCGCAATCCCAAATCCACAAAATTGTTTACTCTGCCAAAGACGCTTACGAAGACCTCCAAACCCTGATCACCCTCGACGATGACCGTCGAGTTATCGTCTCGTGTCGCCGCTCCACGGTATACTTCGTGGGTGGTCTGGTCGTTTGGAGCTTCGTTTTGGTCTtcgtttttagggttttgggtaGATTGGGGCTAGCGGTTCGTCGGGGCCTGTCGGGGTCTCGAAACGAGCCGGTTGTGGTGCGGAGGGACCGGAGTCTTGGGGGAAGAGAGGTTGTTGTTGGGAGGAGTGCCAATGTGGAGAGGAATATTAGGGCTTCGAGCAATCCGCTATCGCCGGCTTCGGGCACAAATGCAGGAGTGTCGGGGAGGATTTGGAAGAGCCGGGTTCGGAGCCACGAGAAGAAGTTGCCGAAATGGTGGCCGGTTTCGGTGTCGCAACCGGGTTTGGTGTTGAATAAGGAGGAGTATCAGAGGGAAGCCAACAGGTTGATTCGAG TGATCATGGACAATAGAACGAATGGAAAGGACATAATGGATGATGAGATTATTCAG TTACGTCAATTATGCAGGACATCTGGAGTAGGGGTCTCTATTGACACAAAAAATACTCGTGACTACTTCTATCGTGCTTCCGTTGACTTGGTATTAAATGTTTGCAGCTGGTATGTTGTTAG GGCACCAAGTCATATCACCTCTGTTGAGATTGATGGTGAAGTTGCTCCACAATTTGTTGCTGGGCTTGCTGAAAACATTGGGCTGGAAAAAATTCATGCTGCCAGAATTGTGTCGGCAGCTGTTGCTGCACGTACACGTTCATGCTTTTTACAG GCTTTGGAAATGCAAGGAAAACATGTGGAAGCAAAATTGGAATTGTCAAAGATATGCCTTATTCATCGGACATTTCCTCCTGAGGAGTTCTCC CCTGAGATGGAGATGGTTGCTCGAGGCCTTGAGAAACACTTGAAAGTAGAACAGAGGGAATTGCTGTTGAGTATGTTTGCTGGTGTTTGCAGTGAAGAGAGTCATAGAAGTGCAACAGAAGCTCTGGGTTTG ATGCCCTCTCCAGAAGGTGTTGGCGATTTACAGTAA
- the LOC132181239 gene encoding uncharacterized protein LOC132181239 isoform X3, translated as MNSANALTHIHSLSRFPLPHHHRTQCVAPLSTSSSLRPRRRRTHRRKNTKLTSTTTTTTTPSPDGKLQTVIDLNDLSAQTSSLLHTLQYSSQSQIHKIVYSAKDAYEDLQTLITLDDDRRVIVSCRRSTVYFVGGLVVWSFVLVFVFRVLGRLGLAVRRGLSGSRNEPVVVRRDRSLGGREVVVGRSANVERNIRASSNPLSPASGTNAGVSGRIWKSRVRSHEKKLPKWWPVSVSQPGLVLNKEEYQREANRLIRVIMDNRTNGKDIMDDEIIQLRQLCRTSGVGVSIDTKNTRDYFYRASVDLVLNVCSWAPSHITSVEIDGEVAPQFVAGLAENIGLEKIHAARIVSAAVAARTRSCFLQAWALEMQGKHVEAKLELSKICLIHRTFPPEEFSPEMEMVARGLEKHLKVEQRELLLSMFAGVCSEESHRSATEALGLMPSPEGVGDLQ; from the exons ATGAACTCTGCAAACGCGCTAACCCATATCCACTCTCTCTCGCGCTTCCCGCTCCCACACCACCACCGCACCCAATGCGTCGCCCCGCTCTCCACCTCCTCCTCCCTGCGCCCACGACGACGTCGTACTCACCGGCGGAAGAATACCAAGctcacctccaccaccaccaccaccaccaccccctCCCCTGACGGCAAGCTCCAAACCGTCATCGACCTCAACGACCTCTCCGCCCAAACGTCGTCGTTACTACATACCCTTCAGTACTCCTCGCAATCCCAAATCCACAAAATTGTTTACTCTGCCAAAGACGCTTACGAAGACCTCCAAACCCTGATCACCCTCGACGATGACCGTCGAGTTATCGTCTCGTGTCGCCGCTCCACGGTATACTTCGTGGGTGGTCTGGTCGTTTGGAGCTTCGTTTTGGTCTtcgtttttagggttttgggtaGATTGGGGCTAGCGGTTCGTCGGGGCCTGTCGGGGTCTCGAAACGAGCCGGTTGTGGTGCGGAGGGACCGGAGTCTTGGGGGAAGAGAGGTTGTTGTTGGGAGGAGTGCCAATGTGGAGAGGAATATTAGGGCTTCGAGCAATCCGCTATCGCCGGCTTCGGGCACAAATGCAGGAGTGTCGGGGAGGATTTGGAAGAGCCGGGTTCGGAGCCACGAGAAGAAGTTGCCGAAATGGTGGCCGGTTTCGGTGTCGCAACCGGGTTTGGTGTTGAATAAGGAGGAGTATCAGAGGGAAGCCAACAGGTTGATTCGAG TGATCATGGACAATAGAACGAATGGAAAGGACATAATGGATGATGAGATTATTCAG TTACGTCAATTATGCAGGACATCTGGAGTAGGGGTCTCTATTGACACAAAAAATACTCGTGACTACTTCTATCGTGCTTCCGTTGACTTGGTATTAAATGTTTGCAGCTG GGCACCAAGTCATATCACCTCTGTTGAGATTGATGGTGAAGTTGCTCCACAATTTGTTGCTGGGCTTGCTGAAAACATTGGGCTGGAAAAAATTCATGCTGCCAGAATTGTGTCGGCAGCTGTTGCTGCACGTACACGTTCATGCTTTTTACAGGCATGG GCTTTGGAAATGCAAGGAAAACATGTGGAAGCAAAATTGGAATTGTCAAAGATATGCCTTATTCATCGGACATTTCCTCCTGAGGAGTTCTCC CCTGAGATGGAGATGGTTGCTCGAGGCCTTGAGAAACACTTGAAAGTAGAACAGAGGGAATTGCTGTTGAGTATGTTTGCTGGTGTTTGCAGTGAAGAGAGTCATAGAAGTGCAACAGAAGCTCTGGGTTTG ATGCCCTCTCCAGAAGGTGTTGGCGATTTACAGTAA
- the LOC132181239 gene encoding uncharacterized protein LOC132181239 isoform X1, with translation MNSANALTHIHSLSRFPLPHHHRTQCVAPLSTSSSLRPRRRRTHRRKNTKLTSTTTTTTTPSPDGKLQTVIDLNDLSAQTSSLLHTLQYSSQSQIHKIVYSAKDAYEDLQTLITLDDDRRVIVSCRRSTVYFVGGLVVWSFVLVFVFRVLGRLGLAVRRGLSGSRNEPVVVRRDRSLGGREVVVGRSANVERNIRASSNPLSPASGTNAGVSGRIWKSRVRSHEKKLPKWWPVSVSQPGLVLNKEEYQREANRLIRVIMDNRTNGKDIMDDEIIQLRQLCRTSGVGVSIDTKNTRDYFYRASVDLVLNVCSWYVVRAPSHITSVEIDGEVAPQFVAGLAENIGLEKIHAARIVSAAVAARTRSCFLQAWALEMQGKHVEAKLELSKICLIHRTFPPEEFSPEMEMVARGLEKHLKVEQRELLLSMFAGVCSEESHRSATEALGLMPSPEGVGDLQ, from the exons ATGAACTCTGCAAACGCGCTAACCCATATCCACTCTCTCTCGCGCTTCCCGCTCCCACACCACCACCGCACCCAATGCGTCGCCCCGCTCTCCACCTCCTCCTCCCTGCGCCCACGACGACGTCGTACTCACCGGCGGAAGAATACCAAGctcacctccaccaccaccaccaccaccaccccctCCCCTGACGGCAAGCTCCAAACCGTCATCGACCTCAACGACCTCTCCGCCCAAACGTCGTCGTTACTACATACCCTTCAGTACTCCTCGCAATCCCAAATCCACAAAATTGTTTACTCTGCCAAAGACGCTTACGAAGACCTCCAAACCCTGATCACCCTCGACGATGACCGTCGAGTTATCGTCTCGTGTCGCCGCTCCACGGTATACTTCGTGGGTGGTCTGGTCGTTTGGAGCTTCGTTTTGGTCTtcgtttttagggttttgggtaGATTGGGGCTAGCGGTTCGTCGGGGCCTGTCGGGGTCTCGAAACGAGCCGGTTGTGGTGCGGAGGGACCGGAGTCTTGGGGGAAGAGAGGTTGTTGTTGGGAGGAGTGCCAATGTGGAGAGGAATATTAGGGCTTCGAGCAATCCGCTATCGCCGGCTTCGGGCACAAATGCAGGAGTGTCGGGGAGGATTTGGAAGAGCCGGGTTCGGAGCCACGAGAAGAAGTTGCCGAAATGGTGGCCGGTTTCGGTGTCGCAACCGGGTTTGGTGTTGAATAAGGAGGAGTATCAGAGGGAAGCCAACAGGTTGATTCGAG TGATCATGGACAATAGAACGAATGGAAAGGACATAATGGATGATGAGATTATTCAG TTACGTCAATTATGCAGGACATCTGGAGTAGGGGTCTCTATTGACACAAAAAATACTCGTGACTACTTCTATCGTGCTTCCGTTGACTTGGTATTAAATGTTTGCAGCTGGTATGTTGTTAG GGCACCAAGTCATATCACCTCTGTTGAGATTGATGGTGAAGTTGCTCCACAATTTGTTGCTGGGCTTGCTGAAAACATTGGGCTGGAAAAAATTCATGCTGCCAGAATTGTGTCGGCAGCTGTTGCTGCACGTACACGTTCATGCTTTTTACAGGCATGG GCTTTGGAAATGCAAGGAAAACATGTGGAAGCAAAATTGGAATTGTCAAAGATATGCCTTATTCATCGGACATTTCCTCCTGAGGAGTTCTCC CCTGAGATGGAGATGGTTGCTCGAGGCCTTGAGAAACACTTGAAAGTAGAACAGAGGGAATTGCTGTTGAGTATGTTTGCTGGTGTTTGCAGTGAAGAGAGTCATAGAAGTGCAACAGAAGCTCTGGGTTTG ATGCCCTCTCCAGAAGGTGTTGGCGATTTACAGTAA
- the LOC132181239 gene encoding uncharacterized protein LOC132181239 isoform X5, with the protein MNSANALTHIHSLSRFPLPHHHRTQCVAPLSTSSSLRPRRRRTHRRKNTKLTSTTTTTTTPSPDGKLQTVIDLNDLSAQTSSLLHTLQYSSQSQIHKIVYSAKDAYEDLQTLITLDDDRRVIVSCRRSTVYFVGGLVVWSFVLVFVFRVLGRLGLAVRRGLSGSRNEPVVVRRDRSLGGREVVVGRSANVERNIRASSNPLSPASGTNAGVSGRIWKSRVRSHEKKLPKWWPVSVSQPGLVLNKEEYQREANRLIRVIMDNRTNGKDIMDDEIIQLRQLCRTSGVGVSIDTKNTRDYFYRASVDLVLNVCSWYVVRAPSHITSVEIDGEVAPQFVAGLAENIGLEKIHAARIVSAAVAARTRSCFLQFVMAHEWS; encoded by the exons ATGAACTCTGCAAACGCGCTAACCCATATCCACTCTCTCTCGCGCTTCCCGCTCCCACACCACCACCGCACCCAATGCGTCGCCCCGCTCTCCACCTCCTCCTCCCTGCGCCCACGACGACGTCGTACTCACCGGCGGAAGAATACCAAGctcacctccaccaccaccaccaccaccaccccctCCCCTGACGGCAAGCTCCAAACCGTCATCGACCTCAACGACCTCTCCGCCCAAACGTCGTCGTTACTACATACCCTTCAGTACTCCTCGCAATCCCAAATCCACAAAATTGTTTACTCTGCCAAAGACGCTTACGAAGACCTCCAAACCCTGATCACCCTCGACGATGACCGTCGAGTTATCGTCTCGTGTCGCCGCTCCACGGTATACTTCGTGGGTGGTCTGGTCGTTTGGAGCTTCGTTTTGGTCTtcgtttttagggttttgggtaGATTGGGGCTAGCGGTTCGTCGGGGCCTGTCGGGGTCTCGAAACGAGCCGGTTGTGGTGCGGAGGGACCGGAGTCTTGGGGGAAGAGAGGTTGTTGTTGGGAGGAGTGCCAATGTGGAGAGGAATATTAGGGCTTCGAGCAATCCGCTATCGCCGGCTTCGGGCACAAATGCAGGAGTGTCGGGGAGGATTTGGAAGAGCCGGGTTCGGAGCCACGAGAAGAAGTTGCCGAAATGGTGGCCGGTTTCGGTGTCGCAACCGGGTTTGGTGTTGAATAAGGAGGAGTATCAGAGGGAAGCCAACAGGTTGATTCGAG TGATCATGGACAATAGAACGAATGGAAAGGACATAATGGATGATGAGATTATTCAG TTACGTCAATTATGCAGGACATCTGGAGTAGGGGTCTCTATTGACACAAAAAATACTCGTGACTACTTCTATCGTGCTTCCGTTGACTTGGTATTAAATGTTTGCAGCTGGTATGTTGTTAG GGCACCAAGTCATATCACCTCTGTTGAGATTGATGGTGAAGTTGCTCCACAATTTGTTGCTGGGCTTGCTGAAAACATTGGGCTGGAAAAAATTCATGCTGCCAGAATTGTGTCGGCAGCTGTTGCTGCACGTACACGTTCATGCTTTTTACAG TTTGTAATGGCACATGAGTGGTCGTAG
- the LOC132181239 gene encoding uncharacterized protein LOC132181239 isoform X4, which yields MNSANALTHIHSLSRFPLPHHHRTQCVAPLSTSSSLRPRRRRTHRRKNTKLTSTTTTTTTPSPDGKLQTVIDLNDLSAQTSSLLHTLQYSSQSQIHKIVYSAKDAYEDLQTLITLDDDRRVIVSCRRSTVYFVGGLVVWSFVLVFVFRVLGRLGLAVRRGLSGSRNEPVVVRRDRSLGGREVVVGRSANVERNIRASSNPLSPASGTNAGVSGRIWKSRVRSHEKKLPKWWPVSVSQPGLVLNKEEYQREANRLIRVIMDNRTNGKDIMDDEIIQLRQLCRTSGVGVSIDTKNTRDYFYRASVDLVLNVCSWYVVRAPSHITSVEIDGEVAPQFVAGLAENIGLEKIHAARIVSAAVAARTRSCFLQAWFVMAHEWS from the exons ATGAACTCTGCAAACGCGCTAACCCATATCCACTCTCTCTCGCGCTTCCCGCTCCCACACCACCACCGCACCCAATGCGTCGCCCCGCTCTCCACCTCCTCCTCCCTGCGCCCACGACGACGTCGTACTCACCGGCGGAAGAATACCAAGctcacctccaccaccaccaccaccaccaccccctCCCCTGACGGCAAGCTCCAAACCGTCATCGACCTCAACGACCTCTCCGCCCAAACGTCGTCGTTACTACATACCCTTCAGTACTCCTCGCAATCCCAAATCCACAAAATTGTTTACTCTGCCAAAGACGCTTACGAAGACCTCCAAACCCTGATCACCCTCGACGATGACCGTCGAGTTATCGTCTCGTGTCGCCGCTCCACGGTATACTTCGTGGGTGGTCTGGTCGTTTGGAGCTTCGTTTTGGTCTtcgtttttagggttttgggtaGATTGGGGCTAGCGGTTCGTCGGGGCCTGTCGGGGTCTCGAAACGAGCCGGTTGTGGTGCGGAGGGACCGGAGTCTTGGGGGAAGAGAGGTTGTTGTTGGGAGGAGTGCCAATGTGGAGAGGAATATTAGGGCTTCGAGCAATCCGCTATCGCCGGCTTCGGGCACAAATGCAGGAGTGTCGGGGAGGATTTGGAAGAGCCGGGTTCGGAGCCACGAGAAGAAGTTGCCGAAATGGTGGCCGGTTTCGGTGTCGCAACCGGGTTTGGTGTTGAATAAGGAGGAGTATCAGAGGGAAGCCAACAGGTTGATTCGAG TGATCATGGACAATAGAACGAATGGAAAGGACATAATGGATGATGAGATTATTCAG TTACGTCAATTATGCAGGACATCTGGAGTAGGGGTCTCTATTGACACAAAAAATACTCGTGACTACTTCTATCGTGCTTCCGTTGACTTGGTATTAAATGTTTGCAGCTGGTATGTTGTTAG GGCACCAAGTCATATCACCTCTGTTGAGATTGATGGTGAAGTTGCTCCACAATTTGTTGCTGGGCTTGCTGAAAACATTGGGCTGGAAAAAATTCATGCTGCCAGAATTGTGTCGGCAGCTGTTGCTGCACGTACACGTTCATGCTTTTTACAGGCATGG TTTGTAATGGCACATGAGTGGTCGTAG
- the LOC132180448 gene encoding CMP-sialic acid transporter 2: MKNGMMECSVCHSKLVSPTSKTVSRAYDRYKTRVSSKQRALNFILVVGDCFLVGLQPILVYMSKVDGSFKFSPISVNFLTEVTKLIFAIVMLLLQARHQKVGEKPLLSISTFVQAARNNVLLAVPALLYAINNYLKFTMQLYFNPATVKMLSNMKVLVIAVLLKIIMRRRFSIIQWEALALLLIGISVNQLRSLPEGSTALGLPVATGAYICTVIFVTVPSLASVYNEYALKSQYDTSIYLQNLFLYGYGAIFNFLGILGTVIFQGPSSFDILQGHSKATMLLIANNAAQGILSSFFFKYADTILKKYSSTVATIFTGIASAALFGHTLTMNFLLGISIVFISMHQFFSSLSKVRDEPQNGKLEPIDVHDNHKAKDSFINMAAGVNEEASHRVESIERQPLLPT, translated from the exons ATCCAAGCAACGTGCCCTTAACTTTATCTTGGTTGTTGGTGATTGTTTCCTAGTTGGTTTACAG cCTATTCTGGTTTATATGTCCAAGGTGGATGGGAGTTTCAAGTTTAGCCCAATTAGTGTCAATTTTTTGACAGAGGTTACAAAGTTAATCTTTGCTATTGTTATGCTCTTATTACAG GCTCGGCATCAAAAAGTTGGGGAGAAGCCTCTTCTCTCAATTTCCACATTTGTGCAG GCAGCTCGAAACAATGTGCTTCTTGCTGTTCCAGCACTTCTTTATGCTATTAATAACTATCTAAAGTTCACAATGCAG CTATATTTCAATCCTGCAACAGTGAAGATGCTGAGCAATATGAAG GTTTTGGTAATTGCTGTTTTGTTAAAGATAATAATGAGGCGCCGGTTTTCCATAATTCAG tgGGAAGCTCTTGCTCTGTTGCTCATTGGGATTAGCGTAAATCAGTTGCGATCTTTACCTGAAGGTTCCACTGCTTTGGGTCTTCCAGTTGCAACGGGAGCATACATCTGCACAGTGATCTTT GTAACTGTTCCATCTTTGGCTTCTGTCTACAATGAGTATGCTTTAAAAAGCCAATATGATACAAGCATTTACCTCCAG AACTTATTTCTGTACGGATATGGTGCTATATTCAACTTTCTAGGAATATTGGGAACTGTCATTTTCCAAG GTCCTAGTAGCTTTGATATCTTGCAAGGTCATTCTAAAGCTACTATGCTTCTGATAGCTAACAATGCTGCACAAGGAATtctatcatcttttttcttcaaatacgCAG ATACAATTTTGAAGAAGTACTCATCAACAGTCGCTACAATCTTTACGGGCATAGCATCTGCTGCATTGTTTGGTCATACTTTGACTATGAACTTTTTGTTGGGAATTTCTATTGTATTCATCTCGATGCACCAG TTCTTTTCATCCCTTTCTAAAGTCAGAGATGAACCTCAAAATGGGAAGCTAGAACCAATAGATGTTCACGATAACCACAA GGCAAAGGATTCTTTCATAAATATGGCTGCAGGAGTAAATGAAGAG GCAAGTCATCGTGTAGAATCTATCGAGAGACAGCCACTTCTTCCCACCTGA